One window of Labilithrix sp. genomic DNA carries:
- a CDS encoding C1 family peptidase: MRLLRVGCLGLLVLSGCVIRTGTGSQQPQQPPQVQQPIPPPTAYQQPSYAYYNGQPAPPPTAVPYMPPALSIPDVVNLNAMRSAAAQPRRCDLPVEVSPNNFIHLDCFPYRRVAISSVHMTPAKLLSIRSGSFKWNPLSALGVQIPGVPNAPTNAPTPIRNEALPDMVDHRLNGTEGPIKDQGSVGACTAFALSSTFDNSLRRGAQNITTSPHHMWSKYAVPTMEDAAAAAFNVPITTHEILPYSGKEACQMVKDSTDECQIAYNVRPNSVSSNPDLVAKLQRADQSGGHRITNFEELQVKPPNIEEIVAVLASGADLWIAMHIDSGAFSNRRMQNFVVPDWAIPDGGHAMTMSGYRKVNGQYQFLLHNSWGVSWGDKGYAWVSQPMVQRWLHLAYKIKTDADPGGNTPVLPKTDEDCKADQVIDTVTKTCATVCSDGSHPANGQCQGGAQPAPGGLIPGFPGIPGLTIPGWPQPQPQPAPNQPNQPNQPNQPNQPNQQPAWPWPMPSNFPPFFQPQPTK; this comes from the coding sequence ATGCGCCTTCTTCGCGTCGGTTGTCTTGGTCTTCTCGTCCTCTCGGGCTGCGTGATCCGCACCGGCACCGGCTCGCAGCAGCCGCAACAGCCGCCGCAGGTGCAGCAGCCGATCCCGCCGCCGACGGCGTACCAGCAGCCCTCGTACGCGTACTACAACGGCCAGCCGGCGCCGCCGCCGACGGCGGTCCCGTACATGCCGCCGGCGCTGAGCATCCCGGACGTCGTGAACCTGAACGCGATGCGCTCGGCCGCGGCGCAGCCTCGGCGCTGCGACCTCCCGGTCGAGGTCTCGCCGAACAACTTCATCCACCTCGACTGCTTCCCCTACCGGCGCGTCGCGATCTCGAGCGTGCACATGACGCCGGCGAAGCTCCTCTCGATCCGGAGCGGCAGCTTCAAGTGGAACCCGCTCTCTGCGCTCGGCGTCCAGATCCCCGGCGTGCCGAACGCGCCGACCAACGCGCCGACGCCGATCCGCAACGAGGCGCTGCCGGACATGGTCGACCACCGGCTCAACGGCACCGAGGGCCCGATCAAGGACCAGGGCAGCGTCGGCGCGTGCACCGCGTTCGCGCTCTCGTCGACCTTCGACAACTCGCTCCGCCGCGGCGCGCAGAACATCACGACGTCGCCGCATCACATGTGGTCCAAGTACGCCGTCCCCACGATGGAGGACGCCGCCGCCGCCGCGTTCAACGTCCCGATCACCACGCACGAGATCCTGCCGTACAGCGGCAAGGAGGCGTGCCAGATGGTGAAGGACTCCACCGACGAGTGCCAGATCGCCTACAACGTGCGGCCCAACTCGGTCTCGTCGAACCCCGACCTCGTCGCGAAGCTCCAGCGCGCGGACCAGTCCGGCGGCCACCGCATCACGAACTTCGAAGAGCTTCAGGTCAAGCCGCCGAACATCGAGGAGATCGTCGCCGTCCTCGCGAGCGGCGCCGACCTCTGGATCGCGATGCACATCGACTCGGGCGCGTTCTCGAACCGCCGCATGCAAAACTTCGTGGTCCCCGACTGGGCGATCCCGGACGGCGGCCACGCGATGACGATGTCCGGCTACCGCAAGGTGAACGGCCAGTACCAGTTCCTCCTCCACAACAGCTGGGGCGTGAGCTGGGGCGACAAGGGCTACGCCTGGGTCAGCCAGCCGATGGTGCAGCGATGGTTGCATCTTGCATACAAGATCAAGACCGACGCGGATCCGGGCGGCAACACGCCGGTCCTCCCGAAGACGGACGAAGACTGCAAGGCCGACCAGGTCATCGACACGGTGACGAAGACCTGCGCGACCGTCTGCAGCGACGGCTCGCACCCCGCGAACGGCCAGTGCCAGGGCGGCGCGCAGCCCGCGCCCGGCGGACTCATCCCCGGATTCCCCGGTATCCCCGGCCTCACGATCCCCGGCTGGCCGCAGCCGCAGCCGCAGCCGGCCCCGAACCAGCCGAATCAGCCCAACCAACCGAACCAGCCCAACCAGCCGAACCAGCAGCCGGCCTGGCCGTGGCCGATGCCGTCGAACTTCCCGCCGTTCTTCCAGCCCCAGCCGACGAAGTAG